CGATCTCGCGCTCGTGGTCCTTGAGCACTTGCGCGAGGTCGGCGTCGCGTGCGGCCTTGGGTCGAAACCGGGCAATGCGTCGTTCGATCGGTGTCAGGTACTCGTCCCACCAGGCGGCGCGGGGCAGCACAAAATGATCGATCAGGTCGAATCCCGCCGCGACGGCGCGAGTTTCGTTGCCGGCAATACCGGTCATGGGCGGATATTCCACATTCCAGAAGGTCCGACACGCCGAGGGAGGATCGTCCACGAGCCACGTGGCCTCGCTCGCAACGACGATGCCGCCGTCCCGGAGCATCGGCCGCCAGAGTCGCAGGCCTTCCCCAAAGCCGACGTTGTAGATTGCTCCCTCGCACCAGATCAGGTCGATGCTCCCGGGCGGCTGGTCGAGCTCCTCCATCCTTCCGAGGCGCGTTTCCACCAGGTCGGCAAGACCCGCGTCGAAGGCAGCCCGGCGAAGCTGGCCGAGGAAGGGCTCGTGAATGTCGACGGCGACGATCTTGCGGCGCAGTTCGCGTGCGAGCACAAGGGTCTGCTTGCCCGGCCCGCACCCGACGTCGAACACACACAAGTCGAATGCGGGTTCCCGGCTTTCGGTTCCGAGCCGCGATCTGCCTGCCGCTGCCCGCGCACGATTCAGCGCTTCGAGCGTGGCCAAGTCGCTGCCCGGTCCCTCGCGGGGGAGATCGCGGTGCAGTTCAAAGAAGGCTTGCCAGTTCACGGAGCGAATCCCGGTTTGTCACGGCCGCCCGTAGGCCGATCCCGAAGAAGCCTTGGCATGCTTCCGGATGAGCACGCTGGCAGCAGTAAGCAGCAGCAGCACCGACGCAACCAAGCCCCAATCGCCCAATGCCGGGACTTCGAACAAACAGGGGACGAACGACGGCGGATCGCCTGCGCCGCCCCACATGTCGACGAAGCGGCTCCAATCATCGCAGTCGATGTCTCCATCCCCATCAACGTCGCCCGGCGTACATTCCGGTGGGAGCGGGTCTCCCTCCGGTCCGGTGAAGCAGTCTCCGAAAGCGACAAAGTCCTCCTCGTCGACGACACCGTCTCCATCAAAGTTGAACGGGATGTCCGCGGGAATGTCGACCGTGAAAATTCCGCGTCCGTGCGTTACCGCAAGCAGCGTATGCGAGTGATGCATGAACAGCAGGTCATCGACGCTGGCGTTGGCCGGACCTTCGTTCTGGGTGGACCAGGTTGCCCCGCCGTCGGCCGAGGCAAAGACGCCCACTTCCGTACCCGCATACAGCCAATCCGATCGGTTGGGATGGCGGGCGAGTCCATTGATCGGCGCGTCGGGCAGTCCCGTCGGACCGTCTCCCGTGATGTCCGCCCACGTGACGCCGTGGTCTTCCGTTTTCCAGAGGTTGTCTTCGGAAAACCCTCCGAAGCTGACGTAGACCACGTCGGGATCATCCGGGTCGATCAGGATCCGCTCGACGTACCGATTGGGCAGGGGGTTGGCACTGCCGTTGTTATCGACGGCCGACCATGTTGGGGTGCCGGCCGTTCCGTTCGCCGTTCGATGGACCTCGCCGTTGTTCTGGCCGATCCAGATGACGTTCGAGGATCCCGGTGCCACGGCGATGGCGCTGATGTAGTCCGAACCGGGCCCGCGAATGGACTGCCACGCGGGCGTGGATGCCTTGACGTTATTGCTCCTCCAGAGGCTTGCGCCGCCGGCCAGCATCGTGTTCGCGTTGTTGGGGTCGAGGACAAAGGGGGCGACGAAGTTCGCGCTGGCACCGGCGTCGGCGATGCCACTGTAAATGTACTGTGCCGAGAGCCCGCCGTCGGTCGAACGGTGGATTCTCAAATTGACATATTCGCCGTAGCAGTAATTCGCGTTCGTTGCGTCGATGGCGCAGAACCCGCCGTCTCCCCCGAATGTCAAATGGGCTTGGTCGTTGCCGGCGGCAAGCCGCAAT
The window above is part of the Phycisphaerae bacterium genome. Proteins encoded here:
- a CDS encoding class I SAM-dependent methyltransferase; translated protein: MNWQAFFELHRDLPREGPGSDLATLEALNRARAAAGRSRLGTESREPAFDLCVFDVGCGPGKQTLVLARELRRKIVAVDIHEPFLGQLRRAAFDAGLADLVETRLGRMEELDQPPGSIDLIWCEGAIYNVGFGEGLRLWRPMLRDGGIVVASEATWLVDDPPSACRTFWNVEYPPMTGIAGNETRAVAAGFDLIDHFVLPRAAWWDEYLTPIERRIARFRPKAARDADLAQVLKDHEREIDICHRFGDTFGYVFYIMRKN